The Equus quagga isolate Etosha38 chromosome 12, UCLA_HA_Equagga_1.0, whole genome shotgun sequence genome includes a region encoding these proteins:
- the LOC124248968 gene encoding signal-regulatory protein beta-1-like — protein MPVPASRPHPPPPCLLLTLLLGLTAAAGEEELQVIQPEKSVSIAAGETATLRCTLTSLIPVGPVEWFRGTGTGRELICSFKGGHFSRVTHVSDNTKRNNVDFSNRISSITPADTGVYYCVKFQKGSPDVEFKPGPGTQLTVSAKPSAPVISGPMARAPPKQTVSFTCESHGFSPRNITLKWFTNGNELSASQTNVDPEGDSVSYSVSSTAQVLLAPGDVRSQVICEVAHVTLKGVPPLRGTANLSETIQIPPTLEVSQHPLAGNLVNITCQAHKFYPRHLKLTWLENGNVTQTETASILIENKDGTFNWTSWLVVNSSAHREDALLTCQVEHDGQPVVTKHHTLEASAHQKEQDTGGTPGQELSSPLLVVLFLGPKVLLAIGVFAIYVHRKWRA, from the exons CAGCGGCAGGTGAGGAAGAGCTGCAGGTGATTCAGCCTGAGAAGTCAGTGTCTATCGCAGCTGGAGAGACGGCCACTCTGCGTTGCACCCTGACCTCCTTGATCCCTGTGGGGCCCGTCGAGTGGTTCAGAGGGACAGGGACAGGCAGAGAGTTAATCTGCAGTTTCAAAGGAGGACACTTCTCCCGGGTAACACATGTTTCAGACAACACAAAGAGAAACAACGTGGATTTTTCCAACCGCATCAGTAGTATCACCCCAGCAGACACTGGTGTCTACTACTGTGTGAAGTTCCAGAAAGGGAGCCCTGACGTGGAGTTTAAGCCTGGACCAGGCACCCAGCTCACCGTGAGTG CCAAACCCTCTGCCCCCGTGATATCGGGCCCCATGGCGAGGGCCCCGCCCAAGCAGACAGTGAGCTTCACCTGCGAGTCCCACGGCTTCTCCCCCAGAAACATCACCCTGAAATGGTTCACAAATGGCAATGAGCTCTCAGCCTCCCAGACCAACGTGGACCCAGAGGGAGACAGTGTGTCCTACAGCGTCTCCAGCACAGCCCAGGTGCTGCTGGCCCCGGGGGATGTTCGCTCCCAGGTCATCTGCGAGGTGGCCCACGTCACCCTGAAGGGGGTCCCTCCTCTTCGTGGGACGGCCAACTTGTCTGAGACCATCCAAA TTCCACCCACCTTGGAGGTTTCCCAACATCCCCTGGCAGGGAACCTGGTGAACATCACCTGCCAGGCGCACAAGTTCTACCCCCGGCACCTAAAGCTGACCTGGTTGGAGAACGGAAATGTGACTCAAACAGAAACAGCCTCAATCCTCATAGAGAACAAGGATGGGACCTTTAACTGGACGAGCTGGCTCGTGGTGAACTCATCTGCCCACAGGGAGGATGCGCTGCTCACCTGCCAGGTGGAGCATGACGGGCAGCCAGTGGTCACCAAACACCATACCTTGGAGGCTTCTGCCCACCAGAAGGAGCAGGACACAGGTGGAACCCCTG GCCAAGAGCTGTCTTCTCCACTTCTGGTTGTCCTCTTCCTAGGCCCAAAGGTGCTGCTGGCCATCGGCGTGTTTGCCATCTATGTCCACAGGAAGTGGAGGGCCTGA